The Hymenobacter oligotrophus genome has a window encoding:
- a CDS encoding lipocalin family protein, with amino-acid sequence MTRAFNTPLHYLGTLLLMLTLVMYACGSKEGKVEGQNMLYGTESKIWKTRREEDATGDKVKQTSEQKQEEIRFFANGQYVMTSPTQSINGKYTFDQANKKITMTPDNGNMSNTFDVATLTDDRLTLRSADGAELQLEAE; translated from the coding sequence ATGACACGCGCATTTAACACACCACTCCACTACCTGGGCACTTTGCTGCTGATGCTAACGCTCGTAATGTATGCCTGCGGCAGCAAAGAAGGCAAGGTAGAAGGCCAGAACATGCTCTACGGCACCGAAAGCAAAATCTGGAAAACCCGCCGCGAAGAAGATGCCACCGGCGACAAGGTGAAGCAAACCTCGGAGCAAAAGCAGGAGGAAATCCGCTTTTTCGCCAACGGCCAGTACGTAATGACTTCGCCCACGCAGTCGATCAACGGCAAATACACTTTTGATCAGGCCAACAAGAAGATTACCATGACGCCCGACAACGGCAACATGTCGAACACCTTTGACGTGGCAACCCTAACCGACGACCGCCTGACGCTCCGCAGTGCCGACGGCGCTGAGTTACAATTGGAAGCCGAATAG
- a CDS encoding lysylphosphatidylglycerol synthase transmembrane domain-containing protein has product MTTPQQDRQLLEKLSPSRMLLPVAIGLGVVGFMFWRSYQPGDLAPLADARPLWLLVVLAVLFVRDVGYMYRIRHISERQLSWRQSIDVIMIWELASCVLPSAVGGTTVATFIINKEGVPLGKSLAYVMATAMLDNLYFVVVVPFVLLLAGDTIYPTEVLDSGFITTLKVAFWLSYVLTFIYSGLMAWALLINPHVVKRLIMRLFSVRGLRRWRRRAWQHGSELVWASAQLRGNGWAYWSRAALSTAFVWTARYLVIGCLIAAFVPVSWATFGIIFARNLVYKVVLLVAITPGGAGFAEGAFPFFFRSFAGSATITNFILLLYRIATYYLYLVLGSVFLPRWVGRVFSKKVAHEVMAS; this is encoded by the coding sequence ATGACTACTCCCCAGCAGGACCGCCAGCTGCTCGAAAAATTATCGCCTTCGCGGATGCTGCTGCCGGTTGCTATTGGCCTCGGAGTGGTGGGTTTTATGTTCTGGCGCAGCTACCAACCCGGCGACTTGGCTCCTTTGGCCGACGCGCGCCCGCTGTGGCTGTTGGTGGTGCTGGCCGTGCTGTTTGTGCGCGATGTAGGCTACATGTACCGCATCCGGCACATTTCGGAACGGCAGCTTTCGTGGCGGCAGAGCATTGATGTGATTATGATTTGGGAGTTGGCCTCGTGCGTGCTGCCCTCGGCAGTGGGCGGTACCACCGTAGCTACGTTCATCATCAACAAAGAAGGCGTGCCCCTAGGTAAGTCGTTGGCCTACGTAATGGCCACCGCCATGCTCGACAACTTGTACTTTGTGGTGGTGGTACCCTTTGTGCTGCTGCTGGCCGGCGATACTATTTACCCCACCGAGGTGCTCGACAGCGGCTTTATCACCACACTTAAAGTGGCTTTTTGGCTGAGCTACGTGCTCACGTTTATTTACTCGGGCCTGATGGCGTGGGCGCTGCTGATTAATCCGCACGTGGTAAAGCGCCTGATTATGCGTTTGTTTTCGGTGCGAGGGCTGCGCCGCTGGCGCCGCCGCGCCTGGCAACACGGCAGCGAGCTGGTGTGGGCCTCGGCGCAGCTGCGCGGCAACGGTTGGGCATATTGGAGCCGGGCGGCACTTTCCACGGCATTCGTCTGGACGGCGCGTTACCTCGTTATCGGCTGCCTGATTGCGGCTTTCGTGCCCGTAAGCTGGGCCACGTTCGGCATCATTTTCGCGCGTAACCTTGTGTACAAAGTGGTGCTGCTGGTGGCCATTACGCCGGGCGGTGCTGGCTTTGCCGAAGGCGCTTTCCCGTTCTTCTTCCGCAGCTTCGCCGGCTCGGCCACCATAACGAATTTCATCCTGCTACTCTACCGCATAGCTACCTACTACTTGTACCTCGTGCTCGGCTCCGTCTTTCTGCCGCGCTGGGTAGGGCGGGTGTTTAGCAAGAAAGTGGCGCACGAGGTTATGGCTTCCTAA
- a CDS encoding LysM peptidoglycan-binding domain-containing protein: MGLFDFLSDKGEKKPVQPTQPQKPAGGAADFFGNPQQAQQAQPAAAQGESYTVVSGDSLSKIAKKHYGDASKWHQIYDANKSTIGSNPDHIEVGQVLKLPKL; the protein is encoded by the coding sequence ATGGGACTGTTCGATTTCCTCAGCGATAAGGGCGAGAAAAAGCCCGTACAACCTACGCAACCCCAAAAGCCAGCTGGCGGCGCGGCCGATTTCTTTGGCAATCCGCAACAAGCTCAGCAAGCACAACCTGCCGCCGCGCAAGGCGAAAGCTATACCGTAGTAAGCGGCGATTCGCTCTCGAAAATTGCCAAAAAGCATTACGGCGACGCCTCCAAGTGGCACCAGATTTACGACGCCAATAAGTCGACGATTGGCTCCAACCCCGACCACATCGAGGTGGGCCAGGTGCTGAAGCTGCCCAAATTGTAA
- a CDS encoding SRPBCC family protein has product MPYVSGRHTPKLLAVLAGVVYALAFRFVFNTGPFERFGGLLMLSFLIAVPFGLGILTAHYTPASRGNAWRYVFAPWIATTLFLLTAFVAHLEGVICLIIILPLFYFVSWLGARLYAWLEKHRNNKPDDYALVSAVALLPFVVAFAESRFTTPDSLRRVQNVVEIAAPPAVVWRHIVRVAPISPADLGPSLVDDIGFPRPVQATLTHEGIGGVRHATFERGVEFIETVDEWIPEQKLSFGIKPNTATIPPITFDEHVIVGGRFFDVLRGTYELQPLPNGHTRLVLFSQQRLSTNLNPYAGLWTDYVMSEIQRRILLVVKRRCEASEKGCCPTVSEN; this is encoded by the coding sequence ATGCCCTACGTTTCTGGCCGCCACACTCCCAAACTTTTGGCGGTGCTTGCCGGCGTGGTGTACGCCTTGGCTTTTCGTTTTGTGTTCAACACGGGCCCGTTCGAGCGGTTCGGCGGGCTGCTGATGCTGTCGTTTCTGATAGCGGTGCCGTTTGGCCTGGGCATTCTTACGGCGCACTACACCCCAGCCAGCCGCGGCAATGCGTGGCGTTACGTGTTTGCGCCTTGGATTGCCACCACCCTGTTCTTGCTCACGGCGTTTGTGGCGCACCTAGAGGGTGTCATCTGCCTGATCATAATTCTGCCGCTGTTCTACTTCGTGTCGTGGTTGGGGGCACGGCTTTACGCATGGTTAGAGAAGCACCGCAACAACAAACCCGACGATTATGCCCTGGTATCGGCCGTAGCGTTGTTGCCTTTTGTGGTAGCTTTTGCCGAAAGCCGCTTTACCACCCCCGATAGTTTGCGGCGGGTGCAAAACGTGGTGGAAATAGCTGCTCCGCCGGCCGTGGTGTGGCGGCACATCGTGCGCGTAGCCCCCATCAGCCCCGCCGACCTAGGGCCCAGCCTTGTCGATGATATTGGTTTTCCGCGGCCTGTGCAGGCTACGCTTACGCACGAGGGCATCGGCGGAGTACGCCATGCCACTTTCGAGCGAGGCGTCGAGTTCATCGAAACCGTGGACGAATGGATACCGGAGCAAAAACTTTCCTTTGGTATCAAGCCCAACACAGCTACCATTCCACCCATTACCTTCGACGAGCACGTAATTGTGGGCGGGCGCTTTTTCGATGTGCTGCGCGGCACCTACGAGCTGCAGCCGTTGCCCAACGGCCACACGCGCTTAGTGCTGTTCAGCCAACAGCGCCTGAGCACCAACCTCAACCCCTACGCCGGGCTCTGGACGGATTACGTAATGAGCGAGATTCAGCGGCGCATTTTGCTAGTAGTAAAGCGCCGCTGCGAGGCATCCGAAAAGGGCTGCTGCCCTACGGTTTCGGAAAATTAG
- the upp gene encoding uracil phosphoribosyltransferase produces the protein MVPDLDALTQGGRVHIVTSEPSIANHFLAELRDVHVQRDSLRFRRNLQRLGEIIAYRISSQLQYTEKTVQTPLAESSGQLLSDFPVLATVLRAGLPFHQGFLNYFDQSPSAFVAAYRIEATSRVEVQVDYLSAPNLNGRVLILADPMLATGKSLALTYRAMLRFGQPRQVHIAAVIASPEGLKHVLEEIPEAHIWLAALDDHLNEHAYIVPGLGDAGDLAYGSKL, from the coding sequence GTGGTACCTGACCTGGATGCGCTGACCCAAGGCGGCCGAGTGCACATCGTGACCTCCGAGCCGAGCATTGCCAACCATTTTTTGGCTGAGCTGCGCGATGTGCACGTGCAGCGCGATTCGCTGCGTTTCCGCCGCAACCTGCAGCGCCTCGGCGAAATCATTGCCTACCGCATCAGCTCGCAGCTGCAGTACACCGAAAAAACAGTACAAACGCCCTTGGCTGAGTCGAGCGGGCAGTTGCTGTCGGATTTTCCGGTACTGGCCACGGTACTGCGCGCGGGCTTGCCGTTCCATCAAGGATTTCTCAATTACTTCGATCAGTCGCCCAGCGCGTTTGTGGCCGCCTACCGCATCGAGGCTACTTCGCGGGTAGAGGTGCAGGTTGATTACCTCTCGGCCCCCAACCTCAACGGGCGCGTACTGATCTTGGCCGATCCTATGCTGGCCACGGGCAAGTCGTTGGCGCTTACGTACCGGGCCATGCTCCGCTTCGGCCAGCCGCGGCAGGTGCACATTGCGGCCGTAATTGCTTCGCCCGAGGGCCTGAAGCACGTACTCGAGGAAATTCCGGAAGCCCACATCTGGCTGGCCGCCCTCGACGACCACCTGAACGAACATGCGTATATTGTTCCGGGCCTAGGCGATGCGGGCGACTTGGCCTACGGAAGCAAGCTGTAA
- a CDS encoding homoserine O-acetyltransferase family protein has product MSQQQTLTLAQPLPLECGGELAGAQIAYHTYGTLSPARDNVLWVCHALTANADVVSWWPGLVGAGHYYDPAEWFIVCANVLGSCYGSAGPLTPVLPHNRPLYQAFPRLTVRDLVAAHEQLRQHLGIEKIHTVIGGSLGGQQALEWAIAHPKRFEHLVLLATNARHSPWGIAFNEAQRLAIQADCTYQGGGPEGGVAGLRAARAVALLSYRSYDAYGRTQAEPDEDTLPAFYRASSYQQYQGDKLTARFNAYSYVTLSHIMDSHNVGRGRNGLEAALAQVQARTLVLGISSDVLFPPAEQQFIARHIPGAMYAEMDSPYGHDGFLIETAQITHFLERFYVQTFVH; this is encoded by the coding sequence ATGAGCCAACAACAAACCTTAACCCTGGCCCAACCGCTGCCGCTGGAGTGCGGCGGCGAGCTGGCCGGGGCACAAATTGCCTACCACACCTACGGCACCCTTAGCCCCGCGCGCGACAACGTGCTGTGGGTGTGCCATGCCCTCACGGCCAATGCCGATGTAGTAAGCTGGTGGCCCGGCTTGGTGGGCGCTGGCCACTACTACGACCCGGCCGAATGGTTTATTGTGTGTGCTAATGTGTTGGGTTCGTGCTACGGCAGCGCTGGCCCACTCACGCCGGTGTTGCCGCACAACCGGCCGCTGTACCAAGCTTTTCCGCGCCTTACGGTGCGCGACTTGGTTGCCGCGCACGAGCAACTGCGTCAGCACCTAGGCATCGAGAAGATACATACCGTTATCGGTGGCTCCCTAGGTGGGCAGCAGGCGTTGGAGTGGGCCATTGCGCACCCCAAGCGGTTCGAACACCTGGTGCTGTTGGCCACCAACGCGCGGCACTCGCCCTGGGGCATTGCCTTCAACGAGGCGCAGCGCCTAGCTATTCAGGCCGATTGCACCTACCAGGGCGGCGGGCCCGAAGGCGGCGTGGCGGGTTTGCGGGCTGCCCGGGCTGTTGCCTTGCTCAGCTACCGCAGCTACGATGCCTACGGTCGCACCCAAGCCGAGCCCGACGAGGATACGCTGCCGGCTTTTTACCGGGCCAGCTCCTATCAGCAATACCAAGGCGACAAGCTGACGGCGCGCTTCAATGCCTACAGCTACGTTACGCTGTCGCACATCATGGATTCGCACAACGTGGGCCGCGGGCGCAATGGCTTAGAAGCTGCGCTGGCGCAGGTGCAAGCGCGCACGCTGGTGCTCGGCATTTCGTCGGATGTGCTGTTTCCGCCGGCCGAACAGCAGTTTATTGCCCGCCACATACCCGGCGCCATGTACGCCGAAATGGATTCGCCCTACGGCCACGACGGTTTTCTGATCGAAACCGCGCAAATCACGCATTTCCTCGAACGTTTCTATGTCCAAACCTTCGTCCACTAA
- the dxs gene encoding 1-deoxy-D-xylulose-5-phosphate synthase, translating to MIVEPGPLLAAINSPADLKELREDQLVQLSQELRQFIIDSVSIYGGHFGASLGVVELTVALHYVFNTPHDQLVWDVGHQAYGHKILTGRRAQFHTNRKYGGLSGFPKRSESEYDAFGVGHSSTSIGAALGMAVASDYKKEFDRQHIAVIGDGAMTAGMAFEALNHAGVSNSNLLVILNDNCMSIDPNVGALKEYLTDITTSRTYNRVRDELWNVLGKLSKFGPNPQQIASKVESAMKATLMKQSNLFEALKFRYFGPVDGHDVQHLATILKDLKNIPGPKLLHCVTVKGKGYALAEKDQTLWHAPGLFDKITGEIYKKVPDKPQPPKYQDVFGHTMVELAEQNPKVMGVTPAMPSGCSLNIMMKAMPDRAFDVGIAEQHAVTFSAGLATQGLVPFCNIYSSFMQRAYDQVVHDVALQNLHVVFCLDRAGFAGADGATHHGAYDIAYMRCVPNMVVAAPMNEEELRNLMYTATLPENAGPFTIRYPRGEGVMPEWRKPLQRIAVGTGRTVREGNGEVAILSIGHIGNYATKATQALLAEGVDAGHYDMRFCKPLDEELLHQVLRRYKAIVTVEDGCLQGGFGSAVLEFMADHGYSLPVKRLGIPDLVVEHGSQDELYKECGYDAAGIAQAVREMQDKVAAAVTQQLLR from the coding sequence ATGATTGTTGAACCCGGACCTCTGCTGGCGGCCATAAACTCGCCTGCTGACCTGAAAGAGCTGCGCGAAGACCAATTGGTCCAGCTCAGCCAAGAACTACGGCAGTTTATCATCGACTCGGTCTCGATCTACGGCGGGCACTTTGGCGCTTCCCTAGGTGTGGTGGAGCTCACCGTGGCGCTGCACTACGTGTTCAACACGCCCCACGACCAACTGGTGTGGGACGTAGGCCACCAGGCCTACGGGCACAAAATCCTGACGGGGCGCCGCGCCCAGTTTCATACCAACCGCAAGTACGGCGGGCTGTCGGGTTTCCCGAAGCGTTCGGAAAGTGAGTACGATGCTTTTGGCGTGGGCCACAGCTCTACCAGCATTGGGGCGGCCCTAGGCATGGCCGTGGCTTCCGACTACAAAAAGGAGTTTGATCGGCAGCACATTGCCGTAATCGGCGACGGGGCCATGACGGCCGGCATGGCCTTCGAAGCCCTGAACCACGCCGGGGTATCGAACAGCAACCTGCTGGTTATCCTCAACGACAACTGCATGAGCATCGACCCCAACGTGGGCGCGCTCAAAGAATACCTTACTGATATTACCACCTCGCGCACCTACAACCGCGTGCGCGACGAATTGTGGAACGTGCTGGGCAAGCTCAGCAAGTTCGGGCCCAATCCGCAGCAGATTGCCAGCAAAGTTGAGTCGGCCATGAAGGCCACCTTGATGAAGCAGAGCAACCTGTTCGAGGCACTCAAATTCCGCTACTTCGGTCCCGTGGATGGCCACGACGTGCAGCACCTAGCCACCATTCTTAAGGACCTGAAGAACATACCAGGCCCCAAGCTGCTGCACTGCGTAACGGTAAAAGGCAAAGGCTACGCTTTGGCCGAAAAGGACCAGACGCTGTGGCACGCGCCCGGCTTGTTCGACAAGATTACGGGCGAGATTTACAAGAAGGTGCCTGATAAGCCGCAGCCGCCCAAGTACCAAGATGTGTTTGGCCACACCATGGTGGAGCTGGCCGAGCAGAATCCCAAGGTGATGGGCGTTACGCCGGCCATGCCTTCGGGCTGCTCGCTCAATATCATGATGAAGGCCATGCCTGACCGCGCCTTCGACGTGGGCATTGCCGAGCAGCACGCTGTTACGTTCTCGGCGGGCTTGGCTACCCAAGGGCTGGTGCCGTTCTGCAACATCTACTCGTCGTTTATGCAGCGTGCCTACGACCAAGTGGTGCACGACGTAGCCCTGCAAAACCTGCACGTGGTGTTCTGCCTCGACCGCGCCGGTTTTGCCGGCGCCGACGGGGCCACCCACCACGGCGCCTACGACATTGCCTACATGCGCTGCGTGCCCAACATGGTAGTGGCCGCCCCCATGAACGAGGAGGAGCTGCGTAACCTGATGTACACCGCTACGCTGCCCGAAAACGCCGGACCCTTCACCATCCGCTACCCCCGCGGCGAGGGCGTAATGCCGGAGTGGCGCAAGCCCTTGCAGCGCATTGCGGTGGGCACGGGCCGGACCGTGCGCGAAGGCAACGGCGAAGTGGCCATCCTAAGCATCGGCCACATCGGTAATTACGCCACAAAAGCAACCCAAGCTTTGCTGGCCGAGGGCGTAGATGCAGGCCACTACGACATGCGTTTCTGCAAGCCGCTCGATGAGGAACTGTTGCACCAAGTGTTGCGCCGCTACAAAGCCATCGTAACCGTAGAAGACGGTTGCTTGCAAGGCGGCTTTGGCTCGGCCGTGCTGGAGTTCATGGCCGACCACGGTTACTCGCTTCCCGTAAAGCGCCTGGGCATTCCGGACCTAGTAGTGGAACACGGCTCGCAGGACGAACTGTACAAGGAGTGCGGTTACGACGCCGCTGGTATTGCCCAAGCAGTGCGCGAAATGCAGGACAAAGTAGCGGCAGCCGTAACGCAACAGTTGCTGCGGTAG
- a CDS encoding GNAT family N-acetyltransferase — translation MADWQACVAQAEERVPYAQAHWLDATNGPTWEAIVEPKPGGGYASVFPVPVQRRLWGTESLQPPFTQQLGLLTTAASQHRNPAEYLALLSGRFVRLHLQLNTGNATPSGLPAGWQATERTTYHLGLSADYGTLLAHYTPEFRRRLRQHREQAMPLQVVPAGSLAPTVALFRSYKPDHQTRLYNRHFARLQHLTHALGAHGEILEVRQPGNGELLAGALFVHSPNRVTYLFAAASAAGKKQHAPMLLLDYVIARHAGTPDLVLDFEGGTIPSIARFFANFGARPVPYCSLTQTTRPWYLTWMR, via the coding sequence ATGGCCGATTGGCAGGCCTGCGTAGCCCAAGCCGAGGAACGTGTGCCGTATGCCCAAGCCCATTGGCTTGATGCAACCAACGGCCCAACCTGGGAGGCCATAGTAGAGCCCAAGCCCGGCGGTGGCTACGCCTCGGTTTTTCCGGTGCCGGTGCAGCGCCGGCTGTGGGGCACCGAAAGCTTGCAGCCGCCTTTTACACAGCAGTTGGGCTTGCTGACTACCGCCGCTAGCCAGCACCGCAACCCCGCCGAGTACCTAGCCTTGTTAAGCGGGCGGTTTGTGCGCTTGCATCTTCAACTGAATACCGGCAACGCTACCCCCAGCGGCCTACCGGCCGGCTGGCAAGCAACGGAACGCACTACCTACCACCTAGGGCTATCGGCCGATTACGGCACGTTGCTGGCGCACTACACGCCCGAGTTCAGGCGCCGGCTGCGGCAACACCGCGAGCAAGCTATGCCGCTGCAAGTAGTGCCGGCCGGCTCGTTGGCGCCAACAGTTGCCTTGTTTCGGAGTTACAAGCCCGACCACCAAACGCGTCTGTACAACAGGCACTTTGCGCGGCTGCAGCACCTAACGCACGCCCTAGGTGCCCACGGCGAAATACTGGAGGTGCGGCAACCCGGCAACGGCGAGCTGCTGGCCGGAGCGTTGTTTGTGCACAGCCCCAACCGCGTTACGTACCTGTTTGCGGCGGCTTCGGCGGCCGGCAAAAAGCAGCACGCGCCTATGCTGCTGCTCGATTACGTAATTGCCCGGCACGCCGGCACACCCGATCTAGTGCTGGACTTTGAGGGCGGCACCATACCTAGTATTGCCCGCTTTTTTGCGAATTTCGGGGCGCGGCCTGTGCCGTATTGTTCTCTCACCCAAACTACCCGCCCGTGGTACCTGACCTGGATGCGCTGA
- a CDS encoding O-acetylhomoserine aminocarboxypropyltransferase/cysteine synthase family protein, whose product MSQQNLHFETLQLHAGQQPDPTTGARAVPLFQTTSYVFKNAEHGANLFALKEFGNIYTRLMNPTTDVFEQRVAALEGGVAALATSSGQAAQFIALNNILQAGDNFVSTSFLYGGTYNQFKVAFKRLGIEVRFADGDNLESFERLIDENTKALYLETIGNPGFNIPDFEAIAAIANKHDLPLIVDNTFGAGGYLFRPLEHGAHIVVQSATKWIGGHGTSIGGVIVDGGKYDFGNGKFPQFTEPSEGYHGLVFNDVFGKNGPFGNIAFIIRARVEGLRDFGPSQSPFNSWQLLIGLETLSLRVDRTVENAQKIAEWLEAHPQVEAVNYPGLKSSPYHQLATKYLKRGFGGVLTFAIKGSKDTATQFIDNLLLISHLANVGDAKTLIIQPSATTHQQLSDEEQRAAGVTPTLLRLSLGIEHIDDIKADLQRAFDAVANAAPLTTDKDNAILTEQQAEHPATLEV is encoded by the coding sequence ATGTCCCAGCAAAACCTGCACTTCGAGACCCTGCAACTCCACGCCGGCCAGCAACCCGACCCTACCACGGGTGCCCGCGCAGTGCCGCTGTTTCAAACTACATCCTACGTATTCAAGAATGCTGAGCACGGCGCCAACTTGTTTGCGCTAAAGGAGTTTGGCAACATTTATACCCGCCTGATGAACCCCACCACCGACGTGTTCGAGCAGCGGGTGGCGGCGCTCGAAGGCGGTGTGGCGGCACTGGCTACCTCGTCGGGGCAGGCGGCGCAGTTTATTGCCCTGAACAACATCCTACAGGCCGGCGACAACTTCGTGTCGACCTCCTTCCTGTACGGCGGCACCTATAATCAATTCAAAGTAGCCTTTAAGCGCCTAGGTATCGAGGTGCGCTTTGCCGACGGCGACAACCTCGAGAGCTTTGAGCGCCTGATCGACGAAAACACCAAGGCGCTGTACCTCGAAACCATCGGCAACCCTGGCTTCAACATCCCGGATTTTGAAGCCATTGCGGCCATTGCCAACAAGCATGACCTTCCGCTGATTGTGGATAACACCTTCGGGGCGGGTGGCTACTTGTTCCGCCCGCTCGAGCACGGCGCGCACATTGTGGTGCAGTCGGCCACGAAATGGATTGGCGGGCACGGCACTTCTATCGGGGGCGTGATTGTGGATGGTGGCAAGTACGATTTCGGCAACGGCAAATTTCCGCAGTTTACGGAGCCGAGCGAAGGCTACCACGGCTTAGTGTTCAACGACGTATTCGGCAAGAATGGCCCCTTCGGCAACATTGCCTTTATCATCCGGGCCCGGGTAGAAGGCCTGCGCGACTTCGGTCCGTCGCAGAGCCCGTTCAACTCCTGGCAGCTGCTCATCGGCCTCGAAACGCTGAGCCTGCGCGTGGACCGCACCGTGGAAAACGCCCAAAAAATTGCCGAGTGGCTGGAGGCGCACCCGCAGGTAGAAGCCGTGAACTACCCTGGCCTGAAGAGTAGCCCCTACCACCAACTGGCCACCAAGTACCTCAAGCGCGGTTTCGGCGGTGTGCTCACCTTCGCCATCAAAGGCTCGAAGGATACGGCAACCCAGTTCATCGACAACCTGCTGCTGATTAGCCACCTGGCCAACGTGGGCGACGCCAAAACGCTCATCATCCAACCCTCGGCCACTACGCACCAGCAGCTTTCCGACGAGGAGCAGCGCGCCGCCGGCGTAACGCCCACGCTGCTGCGCCTGTCGCTGGGCATCGAGCACATCGACGACATCAAGGCCGATTTGCAGCGCGCTTTCGACGCTGTGGCCAACGCAGCGCCGCTAACCACCGACAAGGATAACGCCATTCTCACCGAACAACAAGCCGAGCACCCCGCCACGCTGGAAGTATAA